The following proteins are encoded in a genomic region of Micropterus dolomieu isolate WLL.071019.BEF.003 ecotype Adirondacks linkage group LG04, ASM2129224v1, whole genome shotgun sequence:
- the LOC123969497 gene encoding complement C3-like, which produces MGQTLLWLLASLAFAPLTSLANGAPLQVMSAPNLLRVGTAENIFVECQDCTGADIRVEILVMNHPTKTKKLASTSVTLTSANNFQELGQIKIPAGDFSKDPTMKQYVYLQAQFPDRLLEKVVLVSFQSGYIFIQTDKTIYTPNSKVHFRMFAVTPRMEPVERDDATQTDASIAIEFVTPEGIILPLDPVSLKSGIHSGDFQLAEIVSPGLWKVVAKFHSNPQQSYSAEFEVKEYVLPSFEIKLIPVSTFFYVDSEELTVSIKAMYLFGEEVDGTAYVVFGVMQEGQKKSFPSSLQRIPIERGNGEVKLKREHITQTFPNILSLVGSSIFVAVSVLTESGGEMVEAELRNIQIVTSPYTIHFKRTPKYFKPGMSFDVAVEVVNPDDTPAKGVAVVVNPGQVRGLTAANGMARVTINTEAMINRLTITAKTNDPLILKPERQALATMTALPYTTKGNNYIHIGVDTAELKLEENLKINLNLNRQANAQFDITYLILSRGQLVEKGRYKTRGQVLISLTVIITKEMLPSFRIIAYYHTNDNEVVSDSVWVDVKDSCMGSLKLESTRPAPSYEPRRMFGLKVTGDPGATVGLVAVDKGVYVLNNKHRLTQKKVWDIVEKYDTGCTPGGGKDGMNVFYDAGLLFESNTASGTPYRQELKCPGPSRRKRATTIMDITTSLLSKYNDQLQRDCCLDGMRDTPVSYTCERRSEYIVDGAACVEAFLHCCKEIESQRAEKKEDSLILARSEEEDNSYMDSNEIVSRTKFPESWLWSDFKLPPCPDGKPNCDTTTFLKNVPLQDSITTWQFTGISLSRTNGICVGEPLEVIVRKEFFIDLRLPYSAVRGEQLEVKAILHNYSPDPATVRVDLIEEENVCSAASKHGKYRQEVNIGPQTTRSVPFIIIPMKDGESRIEVKAAVKDSSLSDGIMKMLRVVPEGVLVKSPHIVTLDPTKNGVDGKQQQIINSAIPKKDLVPNTPTSTQISVTGREQVSVLVENAIKGTSMGSMIQQPGGCGEQNMASMTLPVIATTYLDKTNQWEIVGFQKRGEALQHIKTGYQNQLAYRKNDGSFAVFKDSISSTWLTAYVAKVFAMANSLVAVPSHLICEAVKFLILNTQQPDGMFREAGRVYSNAMRGGVQGTDSDASMTAFCLIAMQESRTLCSATVNSLPGSIDKAVAYLERHLQSLTNPYAVAMTSYALANENKLNQEVLYKFASSELSHWPVPDGHTLEATGYALLALVKAKAFEEARPVVRWFSQQQEVGGSFGSTQATIIVYQAIAEYWASAKEPEYDLNVDILLPGRSKPDKYNFNRDNHYATRTSKINDINQNVTVTATGTGEATLTMVSLYYALPKEKESDCQKFNMTVQLLPEKLDEDEKIYKLRIEVLYKDKVRDATMSILDIGLLTGFTANTNDLDLLSKGRARTIAKYEMNTVLSERGSLIIYLDKVSHTRPEEISFRVHQKMKVGVLQPAAVSVYEYYERKHCVKFYHPERKAGKLLRLCRGDECTCAEENCSMQKKGKIDNDERTVKSCESTPTSKIDFVYKVELEEFADGLTTDIYTMRILEVIKEGSSDVGPRGKLRTFLSYPHCRESLDLRTGKTYLVMGTSKDIHRDNQNNLYQYVLGERTWIEYWPTEAECQIDEYRPTCLGLDEMVQQYEIFGCQQ; this is translated from the exons ATGGGTCAGACTCTGCTGTGGCTGCTGGCCTCTTTGGCCTTTGCCCCTCTCACTTCTCTGGCGAATGGAGCTCCCTT GCAGGTGATGTCTGCCCCCAATTTGTTGCGGGTAGGAACagcagaaaacatctttgtggAGTGTCAAGACTGCACAGGAGCAGACATTAGGGTTGAAATCCTCGTGATGAACCATCCAACCAAAACCAAAAAGCTGGCATCGACATCTGTGACGCTCACCAGCGCAAATAACTTCCAGGAGCTTGGACAAATTAAG ATACCTGCTGGTGACTTCAGTAAGGATCCCACCATGAAGCAGTATGTGTACCTGCAAGCTCAGTTCCCTGACCGACTGCTAGAGAAAGTCGTCTTAGTGTCCTTCCAGTCCGGGTACATCTTTATTCAGACTGACAAGACCATTTACACCCCTAACAGCAAAG TTCATTTCAGGATGTTTGCAGTGACCCCCCGTATGGAGCCCGTAGAGAGAGATGATGCCACTCAAACTGATGCTTCTATTGCCATTGAGTTTGTG ACCCCTGAAGGCATAATTTTACCACTTGATCCAGTCTCTCTGAAATCAGGGATCCACTCTGGAGATTTCCAACTTGCTGAAATTGTCAG tcCCGGACTGTGGAAGGTGGTGGCAAAGTTCCACAGCAACCCACAGCAGAGCTATTCTGCTGAGTTTGAGGTGAAAGAATATG TGCTGCCCAGTTTTGAGATTAAACTGATACCTGTGAGCACCTTCTTCTATGTGGACAGTGAAGAGCTCACAGTCAGCATCAAAGCCAT GTATCTGTTTGGTGAAGAGGTGGATGGGACGGCCTACGTGGTATTTGGGGTTATGCAAGAGGGTCAAAAGAAGAGCTTTCCCAGTTCTCTTCAGAGAATCCCG ATCGAGAGAGGTAACGGAGAGGTCAAACTGAAGAGAGAGCACATCACACAGACCTTCCCAAACATCCTCAGCCTGGTGGGGAGCTCTATATTTGTAGCTGTCAGTGTGCTGACAGAAAGCG GTGGTGAAATGGTGGAGGCCGAGTTGAGAAATATCCAGATTGTCACATCACCTTACACCATCCACTTCAAGAGAACTCCCAAATATTTTAAACCAGGAATGTCCTTTGATGTTGCG GTTGAAGTTGTGAATCCCGATGACACTCCGGCAAAAGGTGTTGCAGTGGTGGTCAATCCAGGCCAAGTGCGGGGCCTCACTGCTGCCAATGGCATGGCAAGGGTTACCATCAATACAGAGGCTATGATTAACAGACTGACTATCACC GCAAAGACCAATGATCCTCTTATTTTGAAACCTGAAAGGCAAGCATTAGCCACCATGACAGCTCTCCCATATACCACCAAAGGCAACAACTACATTCATATAG GTGTGGATACAGCTGAGCTGAAACTAGAAGAAAACCTGAAAATCAACCTCAACCTTAACAGGCAGGCAAATGCACAATTTGACATCACATACCTG ATCCTGAGCAGAGGTCAGTTGGTGGAAAAGGGCCGTTACAAGACAAGAGGCCAAGTTCTGATCTCCCTGACAGTCATCATTACCAAAGAAATGTTGCCATCATTCCGCATCATAGCCTACTACCACACAAATGATAATGAAGTGGTGTCAGACTCTGTTTGGGTGGATGTTAAGGACTCCTGCATGGGCTCG TTGAAGTTAGAATCAACGAGACCTGCTCCATCCTATGAGCCTCGCAGGATGTTTGGTCTGAAAGTCACAGGAGATCCAGGAGCCACAGTGGGACTGGTGGCAGTTGACAAAGGGGTCTACGTCCTAAACAACAAGCACCGACTCACCCAGAAAaag GTGTGGGATATTGTAGAGAAGTATGATACAGGCTGCACACCAGGTGGAGGGAAGGACGGTATGAATGTGTTCTACGATGCTGGGCTGTTGTTTGAGTCCAACACGGCCTCTGGGACTCCTTACAGACAAG AATTGAAATGTCCGGGCCCAAGCAGGAGGAAGCGAGCTACTACTATAATGGACATCACCACCAGCTTAC TGAGTAAATATAACGACCAACTGCAACGTGACTGTTGTTTGGATGGCATGAGGGACACCCCAGTTTCATACACCTGTGAGAGGCGCAGTGAGTACATCGTGGACGGTGCAGCCTGTGTGGAGGCCTTCCTGCACTGCTGCAAGGAGATTGAAAGCCAGCGAGCTGAGAAGAAGGAGGATAGCCTCATACTCGCTCGCA gtgaggaggaggacaacAGTTACATGGACAGCAATGAAATTGTGTCTCGCACCAAGTTCCCTGAAAGTTGGCTGTGGTCAGATTTCAAACTGCCTCCTTGCCCTGACGGAAAACCTAACTG tgacaccacaacatttttgaaaaatgttcctTTACAAGACTCGATCACAACCTGGCAGTTCACTGGCATCAGTCTGTCAAGAACTAATG GAATCTGTGTTGGCGAACCATTAGAAGTAATTGTCCGGAAGGAATTCTTCATTGATCTCAGGCTGCCGTACTCTGCTGTCCGTGGAGAGCAGCTAGAAGTTAAGGCTATCCTCCACAACTACAGCCCTGATCCTGCCACC GTGCGTGTGGATCTGATTGAAGAGGAAAACGTGTGCAGTGCAGCCTCTAAACATGGAAAATATCGCCAGGAGGTTAATATCGGGCCCCAAACTACACGATCTGTACCCTTTATCATTATACCCATGAAGGATGGAGAATCCCGCATTGAGGTCAAAGCAGCTGTTAAAGACTCATCGCTCAGTGATGGAATCATGAAGATGCTGCGGGTGGTG CCTGAAGGTGTACTGGTTAAATCACCTCACATTGTAACTCTAGACCCCACTAAAAATGGTGTAG AtggtaaacaacaacaaattatcAACAGTGCAATTCCTAAGAAAGATTTGGTTCCAAACACGCCTACTAGCACACAGATCTCTGTGACAG GGAGAGAACAAGTATCTGTATTGGTGGAGAACGCCATTAAAGGGACCTCTATGGGTAGTATGATCCAACAGCCCGGAGGCTGTGGAGAGCAGAACATGGCCAGCATGACCCTGCCTGTCATTGCAACCACATATTTGGACAAAACCAACCAGTGGGAAATTGTGGGATTCCAGAAACGAGGCGAAGCCCTCCAACACATTAAGACAg gcTACCAGAACCAGCTTGCCTACCGTAAAAATGATGGGTCTTTTGCTGTGTTTAAAGATAGCATCAGCAGCACCTG GCTGACGGCCTATGTTGCCAAGGTGTTTGCCATGGCCAACAGTCTGGTGGCAGTGCCAAGCCACCTCATCTGTGAGGCTGTCAAGTTTCTGATTCTCAACACACAGCAACCTGACGGCATGTTTAGAGAAGCTGGACGTGTGTACAGTAATGCAATGCGT gGTGGTGTGCAAGGCACAGATTCAGACGCCTCCATGACAGCCTTCTGCCTCATTGCCATGCAGGAGTCACGCACACTGTGTTCTGCCACTGTTAAT AGTCTGCCAGGCAGTATAGACAAAGCAGTGGCCTACCTGGAGAGGCATCTGCAAAGCCTCACCAACCCATATGCTGTTGCCATGACATCTTATGCCCTGGCcaatgaaaacaaactgaaccAGGAGGTCCTCTACAAGTTTGCTTCCTCAG AGCTGTCCCACTGGCCGGTACCTGATGGACACACACTGGAGGCCACAGGTTACGCTCTTTTGGCTCTGGTCAAGGCCAAG GCCTTTGAAGAAGCCAGGCCTGTTGTCAGATGGTTCAGCCAACAGCAGGAGGTGGGCGGAAGCTTTGGATCAACTCAG gCTACTATAATAGTGTACCAGGCTATAGCCGAGTACTGGGCCAGTGCTAAAGAACCAGAGTATGATCTGAATGTGGACATCTTGTTGCCAGGCAGGTCAAAACCTGACAAGTACAACTTCAACAGGGACAACCACTATGCCACGAGAACATCTAAA ATCAATGATATAAACCAGAATGTAACAGTGACTGCCACAGGCACAGGAGAAGCAACACTGACA ATGGTGTCGCTGTATTACGCTCTGCCTAAAGAAAAGGAGAGTGACTGTCAGAAGTTTAACATGACAGTGCAGCTCCTGCCAG AGAAACTGGACGAGGATGAGAAGATATACAAACTGAGAATAGAGGTTTT GTATAAGGACAAGGTGCGAGATGCAACCATGTCAATCTTGGATATTGGCTTGCTAACTGGCTTTACTGCTAACACAAATGACCTGGACTTA ctgtccAAAGGACGTGCCCGCACTATTGCAAAATATGAGATGAACACAGTCCTGTCAGAAAGAGGCTCACTCATCATCTACCTGGACAAG GTTTCTCACACACGACCAGAGGAGATCAGTTTTAGGGTCCATCAGAAGATGAAAGTGGGCGTcttacagccagcagctgtcTCTGTCTATGAATACTATGAAC GAAAACACTGTGTGAAATTCTACCACCCAGAGAGAAAAGCTGGGAAGCTACTGCGGCTCTGTAGAGGTGATGAATGCACATGTGCTGAAG